A single region of the Duganella sp. BuS-21 genome encodes:
- a CDS encoding putative addiction module antidote protein: MSNQRLLIWIALKVLTVLKGVAGIKAFDPAKHLNSKEAIAAFLSFAVRSGDVEHFKEAIKIAARAENMSRIAESAGLTREGAYKSLKPGSKPQMQTIVSLLDALGMALQIVPKETVSDNSQALAA, from the coding sequence ATGTCGAATCAGCGCTTGTTAATATGGATAGCATTGAAGGTCTTGACAGTCTTGAAGGGCGTCGCTGGTATCAAAGCATTTGACCCTGCCAAGCACCTGAACAGCAAAGAAGCGATCGCCGCATTCCTTTCGTTCGCCGTCCGCTCCGGCGACGTCGAGCACTTCAAAGAGGCGATCAAGATCGCGGCCCGCGCCGAGAACATGTCTAGGATCGCAGAGAGCGCTGGCCTCACTCGCGAGGGCGCTTACAAGTCACTCAAGCCGGGCAGCAAGCCGCAGATGCAAACCATCGTCAGCCTGCTCGACGCTCTGGGTATGGCGCTGCAGATCGTTCCGAAAGAAACAGTGAGCGACAACAGCCAAGCGCTCGCCGCCTGA
- a CDS encoding IS66 family transposase, whose translation MPSATAKPSNLPPRYSLPELSLPAVLPTDAAALTALLHSVIAAHNDVKTQALNHMQHMMEQFILARHRMFGASSEQSSGQGRLFDEAEVLAADGDATQDVAPLPPDTKGDGKASNKPARGKRGLLPAELQRVDVVHDVPAADRTCPCGTPMVEIGEDISEQLDLVPMRVRVLRHIRKRYGCPGSAHAPVTAELPSQPLPKSNASADLLAMLLVVKFIDGLPLARFEYVLARHGATVPRQTLARWVIGAAGVLQPLLNLMRDTLLEVLFLHIDETVVQVLKEAGKASTSNSYMWVQTGGPPGRPVVVFDYDASRGGQVPVRLLHDYRGYVMTDGYSGYNELVRTDGIEQLICWAHVRRRFVEAVKVQPKGKRGLADEAVALIGKLYGVERDHKDADDAARLLARQQHSVPALAALRAWLDKTLPCVTPKSALGTALSYLRDYWPRLTRYTERGDLPINNNRAENAIRPFVVGRKAWLFSDTVAGANASAVIYSVLETAKANGVEPYTWLRRVLRDLPAAKTVDDIEGLLPWNIRATNHVEHGVPTGFAQ comes from the coding sequence ATGCCTTCCGCCACCGCCAAACCGTCGAACCTGCCGCCGCGCTACAGCCTGCCCGAGCTGTCCCTGCCGGCCGTGCTGCCGACCGACGCGGCCGCACTGACGGCGCTGCTGCACTCGGTCATCGCCGCGCATAACGACGTCAAGACACAGGCGTTGAACCACATGCAGCACATGATGGAACAGTTCATCCTGGCGCGCCACCGCATGTTCGGCGCCAGCTCTGAGCAGTCGTCGGGCCAGGGACGTTTGTTCGACGAGGCCGAGGTGTTAGCCGCCGATGGCGATGCGACGCAGGACGTGGCACCGCTGCCGCCCGACACCAAAGGCGACGGCAAGGCCAGCAACAAACCGGCGCGCGGCAAGCGCGGCCTGTTGCCAGCCGAACTGCAGCGCGTCGATGTCGTGCACGACGTGCCCGCCGCCGACCGCACCTGCCCGTGCGGCACGCCGATGGTGGAGATCGGTGAGGACATCAGCGAGCAGCTTGACCTGGTGCCGATGCGGGTGCGCGTGCTGCGCCATATCCGCAAGCGCTATGGCTGTCCGGGCAGCGCGCACGCGCCGGTGACGGCCGAGTTGCCGTCCCAGCCGCTGCCCAAGAGCAACGCCAGCGCCGACCTGCTGGCCATGCTGCTGGTGGTCAAGTTCATCGATGGCCTGCCGCTGGCCCGTTTTGAATACGTGCTGGCCCGCCATGGTGCAACCGTGCCGCGCCAGACGCTGGCGCGCTGGGTCATCGGCGCGGCCGGCGTACTGCAGCCGCTGCTCAATCTGATGCGCGACACCTTGCTGGAAGTGCTGTTCCTGCACATCGACGAGACCGTGGTGCAGGTGCTCAAGGAAGCGGGCAAGGCGTCGACCTCAAACAGTTATATGTGGGTGCAGACAGGCGGGCCGCCGGGGCGGCCGGTGGTGGTGTTTGACTACGATGCGAGCCGTGGCGGGCAGGTGCCGGTGCGCCTGTTGCACGACTACCGGGGCTATGTGATGACCGACGGCTACAGCGGCTACAACGAGCTGGTGCGCACCGATGGTATCGAACAGTTGATTTGCTGGGCGCACGTGCGTCGTCGGTTCGTCGAGGCCGTCAAGGTGCAGCCGAAAGGCAAGCGCGGGCTGGCCGACGAGGCTGTGGCCTTGATCGGCAAGCTCTACGGCGTCGAGCGCGACCACAAGGATGCCGACGACGCGGCGCGCCTGCTGGCGCGGCAACAGCACAGCGTGCCGGCGCTGGCCGCATTACGCGCGTGGCTCGACAAGACGCTGCCGTGCGTGACGCCCAAGAGCGCGCTGGGCACGGCGCTGTCGTACCTGCGCGATTACTGGCCGCGCCTGACGCGCTACACAGAGCGCGGCGACCTGCCGATCAACAACAACCGCGCCGAGAACGCGATTCGCCCGTTCGTCGTCGGCCGCAAGGCATGGCTGTTTAGCGACACCGTGGCCGGCGCCAACGCCAGCGCCGTCATCTACTCGGTGCTGGAAACGGCCAAGGCGAATGGCGTTGAACCGTACACGTGGCTGCGCCGGGTGCTGCGCGACTTGCCCGCCGCGAAGACCGTCGATGACATCGAGGGGCTACTGCCCTGGAATATACGCGCGACGAACCATGTTGAGCACGGCGTACCAACCGGCTTCGCGCAATGA
- a CDS encoding ParB/RepB/Spo0J family partition protein, whose amino-acid sequence MSGIEIGQRRVSLDHVGKGDVVAGKVQLLAAEVARGGPIALPLDLVDEDPLQPRTKDNPGFSAKSLTELAAAIRLRGVKTPISVRPNPTAPGRYLINHGARRYRASRLAGLATIPGFIDANYNLADQVVENLHRNELTAREIADFIGRELAKGLRKGEIARQISKSAAFVTQHAALLDLPGPIADAFGAGRVRDVTLVNELMLIHRKAPDVVSAWLADETQEVTRPSVRMLRAFIEQRVAMAQNSEPHSSESVLVIAGTSGLTEVPTEPASPASWVNPVLAVRHHGREGRLLVRRRPSAVGKAWMRYADDCALAEVDLADIELVALMEG is encoded by the coding sequence ATGAGCGGGATCGAGATAGGGCAGCGGCGGGTGAGTCTGGACCATGTGGGCAAAGGTGACGTCGTGGCAGGCAAAGTGCAATTGCTGGCGGCAGAAGTGGCGCGTGGCGGGCCGATTGCATTGCCCTTGGATCTGGTAGACGAAGATCCCCTGCAGCCGCGCACCAAGGACAATCCTGGATTCTCCGCCAAGAGCCTGACCGAGCTTGCCGCAGCGATCCGGCTGCGCGGCGTGAAGACGCCCATTTCGGTTCGGCCCAATCCCACAGCGCCAGGGCGATACCTGATTAATCACGGGGCACGTCGCTATCGCGCTTCGCGCCTCGCTGGGCTTGCCACAATTCCCGGCTTTATCGATGCGAACTACAACCTGGCCGACCAGGTGGTCGAGAACCTGCATCGCAATGAGCTCACCGCTCGCGAGATCGCCGACTTCATCGGCCGTGAGTTGGCCAAGGGGTTGCGCAAAGGGGAGATCGCCCGGCAGATCAGCAAGTCCGCCGCGTTCGTGACGCAGCATGCTGCGCTGCTGGATCTGCCGGGGCCAATCGCCGATGCATTTGGTGCCGGGCGTGTCCGCGACGTGACGTTGGTGAACGAGTTGATGCTCATTCACCGAAAGGCGCCCGATGTCGTGTCCGCTTGGTTGGCGGACGAAACGCAGGAGGTGACGAGGCCCTCGGTACGGATGCTGCGCGCTTTCATCGAGCAGAGGGTTGCTATGGCACAGAATTCCGAGCCGCATAGCAGTGAGTCGGTGCTGGTGATCGCCGGCACTTCCGGGCTTACTGAGGTCCCCACCGAACCAGCCAGTCCTGCGTCGTGGGTGAACCCGGTGCTGGCGGTGCGGCACCACGGAAGGGAGGGGCGCCTGCTAGTGCGTCGGCGTCCCTCCGCCGTAGGCAAGGCCTGGATGCGCTACGCCGACGATTGCGCGCTGGCCGAAGTGGACCTTGCGGATATCGAGTTGGTCGCGCTCATGGAGGGCTAA
- a CDS encoding S1 RNA-binding domain-containing protein produces the protein MLKELFAALIGSRLETSPRADSSPIVDLPPNPVLAPGVLCQGRVSYVGPNWAKIAVMGTEAFVSASEISNRKIESASDVLSTGQDVELVILTPSERKPGQWNGSLAAVTEVRKREQLAQLTSGQRLKGVVDTLKPRGVTIRAGELEFYVPIAEMAWNPVEYPADVVSIGQVVDFEVLRLTIPEWQGKWRQEKSGATASIRSCLPRPTPKYVPMAFSALPFTIKARARRSAILDAVLMHVLAEIAAGNSSDDISIRTRLPAPVLASVLNQLEEVGMLSEGRLTSLSRSIIEADDLAREINEANYGGRYAATAEPGSRLSARSGIPVNPPFPQELSIPEYPANWPRPAFNPRADSEFLGRNGEEIPDEIIGFFLDAERRSVLAKHLSDRRLQIMIAKDGVHQPVCTYVTDHWLFAALWSAFDAVGTNRPYRPERGYERASTLLLVKCAAFDRADRLPQSVYLEPYTKTLWVERGEGTLRPRQLKENAFPPTPVLGQAGLTLESGAVATRLEPEVWCSFHFRSTN, from the coding sequence ATGCTTAAAGAATTGTTTGCTGCACTAATCGGCAGTCGATTGGAAACTTCACCGAGGGCCGACTCCTCTCCGATAGTAGATCTGCCGCCTAATCCTGTACTCGCTCCGGGAGTCCTGTGTCAGGGGCGTGTCAGCTACGTCGGCCCAAACTGGGCAAAAATCGCGGTAATGGGGACAGAGGCCTTCGTCTCAGCTTCAGAGATCTCTAACCGTAAGATCGAATCGGCTTCCGATGTGCTATCTACTGGACAGGATGTCGAGCTCGTTATCTTAACTCCAAGTGAGCGGAAGCCCGGTCAATGGAATGGAAGTCTGGCCGCAGTGACCGAAGTTCGTAAGCGCGAACAACTTGCCCAGCTAACGTCCGGTCAGCGTCTGAAGGGCGTAGTGGACACGTTAAAGCCTAGGGGAGTTACGATTCGGGCCGGAGAACTTGAATTTTACGTGCCTATAGCCGAGATGGCTTGGAATCCCGTCGAATATCCGGCAGATGTCGTTTCGATCGGCCAAGTGGTCGATTTCGAGGTTCTAAGATTGACGATACCTGAATGGCAAGGTAAGTGGCGGCAAGAAAAAAGCGGCGCGACGGCGAGCATTCGGTCCTGTCTCCCGAGACCCACTCCTAAGTATGTGCCCATGGCATTCAGCGCGCTTCCTTTCACTATCAAGGCGCGCGCTCGGCGCTCTGCAATCCTGGATGCCGTGTTGATGCACGTGCTCGCAGAGATCGCCGCAGGGAATTCAAGTGATGACATCTCAATTCGGACTCGGCTCCCTGCACCAGTTCTAGCCTCGGTCCTGAACCAATTGGAAGAAGTGGGCATGTTGTCAGAAGGAAGGCTGACGTCGCTGAGCCGATCAATTATCGAGGCGGATGATTTGGCTCGCGAAATAAACGAGGCGAATTACGGCGGGCGTTACGCAGCAACCGCCGAGCCCGGCAGTCGATTATCTGCTCGCTCTGGAATACCCGTAAATCCCCCCTTCCCCCAAGAATTAAGCATTCCAGAATATCCAGCCAATTGGCCACGTCCTGCGTTCAATCCACGAGCGGATAGTGAGTTCCTCGGCAGAAATGGCGAAGAAATTCCAGACGAAATAATTGGATTTTTCCTCGATGCCGAGCGGCGATCAGTTCTAGCGAAGCATCTATCGGACCGCCGCCTCCAAATAATGATCGCGAAAGATGGCGTGCACCAGCCGGTGTGTACATACGTCACTGATCACTGGCTATTTGCCGCGCTTTGGAGCGCTTTTGATGCCGTGGGAACGAATAGACCTTACCGCCCTGAGCGCGGCTACGAGAGGGCTAGTACGCTGTTACTCGTAAAATGCGCCGCATTCGATAGAGCCGATCGATTGCCGCAGTCCGTCTACTTAGAACCCTACACGAAGACTCTCTGGGTCGAGCGTGGCGAGGGGACATTGCGGCCCCGCCAACTTAAAGAAAATGCCTTCCCGCCCACCCCTGTGTTGGGGCAAGCAGGTTTGACCTTAGAAAGCGGCGCCGTGGCCACGCGGCTCGAGCCTGAAGTATGGTGCAGCTTTCATTTCAGGAGTACGAATTGA
- a CDS encoding conjugal transfer protein TraO: MKQRILVMNGQRLVQSEYDHQWVTTKVGKAGQIPPGIYNISSATVASKDKAYQGVVLHADQEHLYQQVGKTCVRHSAHDFPKLPGIGTQATIHYDAGRVSTQEVQPALKKRVKR; the protein is encoded by the coding sequence ATGAAGCAACGCATATTGGTCATGAACGGACAGCGTCTCGTCCAAAGCGAATACGATCACCAGTGGGTGACCACCAAGGTCGGGAAGGCAGGGCAAATCCCGCCGGGTATCTACAATATCAGCAGCGCGACGGTGGCGAGCAAGGACAAGGCCTATCAAGGCGTGGTGCTTCATGCCGATCAGGAGCACCTTTATCAGCAGGTCGGCAAGACATGCGTCCGTCATTCGGCGCATGATTTCCCCAAGCTGCCCGGCATCGGCACTCAGGCGACCATTCATTATGATGCTGGGCGCGTTTCCACGCAAGAAGTGCAACCTGCCTTAAAAAAACGTGTGAAACGTTAG
- a CDS encoding DNA-binding protein, whose translation MIYRKDDKNSNRTILIITSTGAAIMKPASDTMDRIYAAADSLFEQSGRSAYPTVDAVRKAARTNMNDANSGMREWRRNQMARAVPAPVQVPTAIMEAQATLAVQVWQAAQAVAGESLAVAQAAWDAERSQLESLNREMADAFEVQAAELDALNGRMRAVAEQAERAATSAALLVEEVGRRADELRRELCRSHRELAAAHAGGRAAMAAHADELAAVRADARQTEAVLREELEALRAHQRELMQIVSASAGTVLSPRTS comes from the coding sequence TTGATTTATCGCAAAGACGATAAGAATAGTAATCGTACTATTCTTATTATTACTTCGACCGGGGCGGCGATCATGAAACCTGCCAGCGACACCATGGACCGCATCTACGCAGCGGCGGACAGCCTGTTTGAGCAAAGCGGACGGTCGGCGTATCCGACGGTCGACGCCGTGCGCAAGGCGGCCCGCACTAACATGAACGATGCCAACAGTGGCATGCGGGAATGGCGGCGAAACCAGATGGCGCGTGCCGTCCCCGCGCCAGTGCAGGTGCCGACGGCGATCATGGAGGCACAGGCGACGTTGGCGGTGCAGGTATGGCAGGCCGCGCAGGCCGTTGCCGGCGAATCATTGGCGGTGGCACAGGCTGCATGGGACGCTGAGCGGAGCCAACTTGAATCGCTGAATCGGGAAATGGCCGACGCCTTCGAGGTCCAGGCAGCGGAACTGGATGCCCTCAACGGCAGGATGCGCGCCGTCGCGGAACAGGCCGAGCGCGCCGCTACATCGGCCGCCTTGCTGGTGGAGGAGGTTGGCCGACGCGCTGACGAGCTACGTCGCGAGCTTTGTCGCTCCCATCGAGAACTGGCAGCCGCCCATGCCGGCGGTCGGGCGGCGATGGCGGCGCACGCCGACGAACTGGCCGCAGTTCGCGCCGATGCCCGTCAGACGGAGGCGGTCCTGCGCGAAGAGTTGGAAGCGTTGCGCGCGCACCAGCGGGAATTGATGCAGATCGTGTCTGCTAGCGCCGGAACTGTTTTATCGCCCCGTACCTCCTAG
- the tnpB gene encoding IS66 family insertion sequence element accessory protein TnpB (TnpB, as the term is used for proteins encoded by IS66 family insertion elements, is considered an accessory protein, since TnpC, encoded by a neighboring gene, is a DDE family transposase.) — translation MHSGCRIEQVFLCRDAVDFRKSIGGLSVLVEQELGLNPFGSALYVFINRGRNKIKVLYWHRNGFCLWLKRLEAEKFAWPRNADGATQAVTLQQFEWLLEGFDVWQKPPHKTLHFGSVS, via the coding sequence ATGCATTCGGGCTGTCGCATCGAGCAGGTATTTTTATGCCGCGACGCGGTCGACTTCCGCAAGTCCATCGGTGGCTTGTCGGTGCTGGTCGAGCAGGAGTTGGGGCTCAATCCGTTCGGCAGCGCGTTGTACGTGTTCATCAACCGTGGCCGCAATAAGATCAAGGTGCTGTACTGGCACCGCAACGGTTTCTGCCTGTGGCTCAAGCGTCTCGAAGCGGAGAAATTCGCCTGGCCGCGCAACGCCGACGGCGCCACGCAAGCGGTCACGCTGCAGCAGTTCGAGTGGCTACTGGAAGGCTTCGATGTATGGCAGAAACCGCCCCATAAAACCTTGCATTTCGGTTCTGTTTCGTAG
- a CDS encoding DNA2/NAM7 family helicase → MFFLIAAGVAIAATVVSWVNGQRTAEVEAKIAELESTLAAILSADAKERKQIAIGYIVAFRDLLESELHARNEIATSLATSLQQAKEILLHRFGSDENDGFLQALLEMELAYGRINSERSQFQTLLDALPASAEHIDLEKTLPTPDDLILQADFPCLGGLLDLSSDKPLLLHGYDISYVDEEGSPADIESGMFISVDHKNKNARVSLRSGALMAPSIADGGKALDATVQSVTPGHVELSYMGARLALNAHDAAQLGKVNTGSRISVYPGVWTLDQLVDRGSRAALQVRLNPRISATREIWSPVSLAISEELLPQLVEAYDALESQGHSHEKWLVHATETGQVLFSQGEVTLVTIVSLSTHAFILEAIHFAPSDPIAPVALYVELHAFVPGTEDDDLSVRNLFPSFVNLLTAELGRTKSMHLQRQSAVRLRKLSLIYQDQQEHLQTESSCGFIVGAVAKNGMIEGTLTFTQVPSWLNRALNSGEASRLRAIGAGHEWKINKAEWIDPGLGVLRFELAGRKENRASPYQITRIELAGEGGQQQTFYRILEQAISGKFVSPAVHHTLMSRGATSVEIKHLGRTSVDALLRSDQPLLAIWGPPGTGKTTMLVDWLLSIFVPGNEAAWPTILITGPTNIAVTKLVSDLLVRAQYLEQELVRYGVAKHVQNTPLAAMWNEALLEPFDGTEIYEGEVDALLHRWHSLLRTREGRESIAKWVLGPRHIHSATCVGMMRRDYGLSRRNFDIAIIDEAGKGFDAELFIPAARARKVVLVGDHFQLPPTVTDEFLNKDIPYRLPLSEVEALLCTNCFQDIFERLPASNKGMLTLQYRMHSDIGNLVSDLFYEGKLESHRAEPVWEASTHRLVFVDFSENKAYKHSKETGQSSPKNETECRALEAMLLRLNDVETAVGKKVLVVCPYKGQRERVLEITARMKLNFSLDATTVDAVQGGEADFVFLLMTRSRGRVEFLLDRNRLNVALSRARDAVYILGHRRCLSPGNNGPVADLIKFGLQRRTLRVIRADGSADNKALARMLFIAPIPPRSETALPRQQKKSCRRTQKSPG, encoded by the coding sequence ATGTTTTTTTTAATAGCCGCCGGGGTAGCCATCGCAGCTACCGTAGTTAGCTGGGTAAACGGACAACGAACAGCTGAGGTTGAGGCAAAGATCGCCGAACTGGAATCCACATTGGCAGCAATCCTCAGTGCAGATGCAAAGGAAAGAAAGCAAATCGCAATAGGCTACATCGTAGCCTTTAGAGATTTGCTGGAGAGCGAACTGCATGCGCGAAACGAAATCGCAACGAGTCTGGCGACTAGCCTGCAGCAAGCCAAGGAAATTTTATTGCACCGCTTTGGCAGCGACGAGAACGATGGTTTTCTTCAAGCGCTTCTTGAAATGGAGCTCGCATATGGACGCATCAATAGCGAACGATCGCAGTTTCAAACTCTGCTTGATGCGCTTCCTGCCAGCGCCGAACACATCGATCTAGAAAAGACTTTACCAACACCTGACGATCTAATCCTGCAAGCCGATTTTCCATGCTTGGGAGGCCTGCTAGACCTCAGTTCCGATAAGCCTCTTCTCTTACACGGGTACGATATTAGCTATGTAGATGAAGAGGGATCGCCCGCAGATATCGAGTCCGGCATGTTCATTTCCGTTGACCACAAGAATAAAAATGCGCGTGTTTCTTTAAGGTCTGGCGCATTAATGGCTCCGAGCATCGCCGATGGCGGTAAAGCTTTGGACGCCACGGTTCAATCTGTCACGCCCGGACACGTTGAATTGAGTTACATGGGGGCTCGCCTTGCTCTCAATGCACACGACGCAGCGCAGCTTGGTAAAGTCAACACCGGCTCACGTATATCAGTTTACCCGGGAGTTTGGACGCTCGACCAGCTGGTTGACCGGGGTAGTAGAGCCGCACTGCAAGTGCGATTAAATCCTCGCATTAGCGCAACGAGAGAAATATGGTCGCCAGTTTCGTTAGCGATCTCTGAAGAATTGTTGCCGCAACTGGTTGAAGCTTACGACGCCCTCGAATCCCAAGGCCATTCACACGAAAAATGGCTCGTTCATGCAACAGAAACCGGCCAAGTCCTATTTTCGCAGGGGGAAGTAACGCTCGTCACCATAGTTAGCCTCTCTACACACGCTTTCATCCTTGAAGCGATTCATTTCGCGCCGAGCGATCCTATTGCACCGGTTGCGCTATACGTGGAACTGCACGCATTTGTTCCCGGCACCGAAGACGATGATCTATCAGTGCGGAATCTTTTCCCTTCATTCGTTAATCTACTCACGGCAGAACTAGGCCGCACCAAGTCAATGCACTTGCAGCGCCAGAGCGCAGTCCGGCTGCGAAAACTCTCCCTTATTTATCAAGACCAGCAGGAACATTTACAAACCGAGAGTTCATGCGGCTTTATCGTCGGGGCTGTGGCAAAGAACGGAATGATCGAGGGTACTTTGACGTTCACTCAAGTACCGTCATGGCTGAATCGCGCACTGAACTCTGGTGAGGCGTCCAGATTACGTGCGATCGGCGCTGGCCACGAATGGAAAATCAATAAAGCGGAATGGATCGATCCAGGACTAGGAGTCCTTAGGTTTGAATTAGCAGGCCGGAAGGAAAATCGTGCGTCGCCTTATCAAATCACTCGAATTGAACTTGCAGGCGAGGGAGGTCAGCAGCAGACTTTTTATCGCATTTTAGAGCAAGCAATCAGTGGCAAATTTGTTTCGCCTGCGGTTCACCACACGCTCATGTCGCGCGGCGCGACTAGTGTGGAAATCAAGCATCTCGGTAGGACATCTGTCGATGCCCTACTGCGATCGGATCAGCCGCTGTTGGCAATATGGGGGCCTCCAGGGACAGGGAAGACAACCATGCTTGTCGACTGGTTACTCTCAATATTCGTCCCTGGCAATGAGGCTGCTTGGCCCACCATACTCATTACCGGGCCGACCAATATCGCGGTCACCAAGCTTGTCAGCGATCTGCTTGTCCGGGCCCAATACTTAGAACAAGAGTTAGTTCGTTATGGTGTAGCCAAGCATGTGCAAAATACTCCGCTCGCCGCAATGTGGAACGAAGCGCTCCTTGAACCGTTTGACGGCACGGAAATTTACGAAGGCGAAGTGGACGCCCTGCTCCACCGTTGGCATTCGCTACTTAGAACACGCGAAGGCAGGGAGAGCATCGCTAAATGGGTACTCGGACCTCGCCACATCCATTCGGCGACGTGCGTTGGCATGATGCGCCGGGATTATGGACTATCCCGACGTAACTTTGATATTGCGATCATCGACGAAGCTGGCAAAGGGTTTGATGCTGAATTATTCATTCCAGCGGCCCGTGCGCGCAAAGTTGTACTTGTCGGCGACCACTTTCAACTTCCTCCAACAGTCACTGATGAGTTCCTAAATAAGGATATCCCCTACCGCCTGCCTTTAAGCGAAGTAGAGGCGTTACTTTGCACAAACTGTTTCCAAGATATTTTTGAGAGGTTACCGGCATCCAACAAAGGAATGCTGACCCTTCAATATCGCATGCACAGCGATATTGGCAATCTTGTCAGCGATTTGTTTTATGAAGGAAAATTGGAATCGCATCGGGCAGAACCAGTTTGGGAAGCTTCAACCCATCGATTGGTGTTTGTAGATTTTAGCGAAAACAAAGCTTACAAGCATTCCAAGGAGACCGGGCAGAGTTCTCCGAAAAACGAGACCGAATGCCGCGCATTAGAGGCGATGCTGCTCCGCCTGAATGATGTTGAAACTGCTGTCGGAAAAAAAGTTCTTGTCGTTTGTCCTTACAAGGGCCAACGCGAGCGCGTTCTAGAAATCACCGCGCGAATGAAACTAAATTTCTCCTTAGATGCAACGACGGTCGATGCCGTACAAGGTGGCGAGGCCGATTTCGTCTTCTTATTGATGACACGAAGCCGAGGCCGTGTGGAGTTCTTGCTGGATCGGAATCGGCTCAACGTTGCACTATCTCGCGCCCGCGATGCTGTCTATATATTGGGGCATCGCCGATGCCTTTCACCAGGAAATAATGGTCCTGTCGCCGATCTGATTAAATTTGGGCTGCAAAGGAGAACTCTGCGCGTCATACGTGCCGATGGCAGCGCTGATAACAAAGCACTGGCTCGCATGCTGTTCATTGCCCCTATTCCTCCGCGATCAGAAACAGCTCTGCCGCGTCAACAGAAGAAAAGCTGTCGTCGAACACAAAAGTCACCGGGATGA
- a CDS encoding nucleoid-associated protein: MAFTLTHAVIHSFTKAAHSSVIDLIVRKEKVLDIAKPAVLSLVTGVNSMLGKPGNILSYGQFGDDMRQGPFPASFDGFVRAVPTNALFLSLSHRAVMELAGEAQKEILSTGGHILVAAYRSELKSFFLVAMIKERGGIQLDSEYVPIEITEVDLSKVYQAARINVTRYLEVTALPDENLGPEDIPEDRAYLSFLGQGTQNQASGYFVKALGCTKGIASSRATKNVINAVTDFFSSPDLKPFRSKAKFAVEAYLQQQLLNKKDALLTEIAHAATSFLLEKQEAHLDLFKEYLNSDRAKVPAAFPVHAGTLKKSTKIKAESKGWSAQFDRRLLGSTDKAEVFFNPRSKSLTFTGLDDSAIKEIQDELDSRAG, translated from the coding sequence ATGGCCTTCACGCTCACGCACGCAGTTATCCATAGTTTTACCAAGGCGGCGCACAGCAGCGTCATCGACCTGATCGTAAGAAAAGAAAAGGTTCTCGACATCGCCAAGCCTGCTGTTCTCTCATTAGTGACCGGGGTCAACAGTATGCTCGGAAAACCAGGCAATATTCTCAGCTATGGTCAATTCGGCGACGACATGAGGCAAGGACCATTTCCGGCATCGTTCGACGGTTTTGTTCGAGCGGTGCCTACCAACGCTTTATTCCTTTCGCTGAGTCACCGAGCTGTTATGGAATTAGCGGGGGAGGCGCAAAAGGAAATTTTGTCGACGGGTGGACACATTTTGGTGGCAGCATACCGCTCTGAGCTTAAATCATTCTTCTTAGTAGCTATGATTAAAGAGCGCGGAGGCATCCAACTCGACAGCGAGTACGTACCTATCGAGATCACCGAGGTTGACCTATCTAAAGTTTATCAAGCAGCGCGGATTAACGTAACGCGGTATCTTGAAGTTACTGCGTTACCAGATGAAAATCTAGGTCCAGAAGATATACCAGAAGATCGTGCCTATCTGTCATTCTTGGGCCAAGGTACACAAAATCAAGCATCGGGATATTTCGTAAAGGCACTTGGGTGCACGAAAGGTATCGCTTCATCACGAGCTACGAAAAACGTCATCAACGCAGTCACCGATTTTTTTAGCTCACCTGATTTAAAGCCATTTCGATCAAAAGCAAAGTTCGCTGTCGAGGCCTATCTGCAACAGCAACTTTTGAATAAAAAAGATGCTCTTCTGACGGAGATCGCACATGCCGCTACATCGTTTCTACTTGAGAAGCAAGAGGCCCATCTCGATCTTTTCAAAGAATACCTCAACAGTGATCGAGCCAAAGTTCCCGCAGCTTTCCCGGTACACGCGGGCACGTTAAAGAAAAGCACCAAGATCAAAGCTGAGTCGAAAGGATGGTCGGCGCAGTTCGATCGAAGGCTCTTGGGTAGCACAGATAAAGCTGAAGTATTTTTCAATCCGAGGTCTAAATCGCTTACCTTCACAGGATTAGACGATTCAGCAATTAAAGAAATCCAAGATGAGTTAGATAGTCGCGCAGGGTAA